The DNA segment GCACCAGCCTGCTATGCTGGGCTACAAAATCAGCCACGCCTTGCGGGAACCAATGCGAAAAGGACGGCAGTGATGTTTGACCTTTGGAATTGGTCTTTTGTGCCTTTAAGAACAGATACTGGCGATACTTGGCACGGGTCAGTGCAACATAGAGCAAACGGCGCTCCTCGCCTACTTCGCGCTCTGCATGCTGATCAAGGATATCTTCATTTTGACTATCAAAGCCTAAAGTGCGCTGTTCATCTTCAAGATAAAATACCACCTCGGGCTGTTTAGTCCGTGTTGCCAAGGCCTTGTCTTTGATGCCCACGGCAAACACGATGGGGAACTCCAGCCCCTTTGAGCCATGAATAGTCATCATCTGGACACCGCTCTGACTCGGCAGTGCACGCTCGACTTCATCGCCGCGCTCGCTGGGTTTGGCGACTTGACGCAGCAGCCATGCCAGCAAATGATGCGCCCCCACGCGTCGCTCACTCTGCCGATGTAGCAGTTCAATCAAATGACGTAAATTCACTAAATGCCGCTCGCCGCTCACGCCCGAGACACCGCCTTGATCCCGCGCTAAACGCTGCCAAATCTGGTAGCGCCCGGCGATACGCTGCCATGCAGCCAGAAATCCCGACTTGGCCCAGACCTGTGCATCAATGGCAAAGGCGGCTTGCTGCTCAGCAAAATCCATCGCCTGTTGTTCAAGCGCGTCCAACTCTGTCAGTGTCTTGCCAATCATGAGCCCCGACAGTGCACGGCGGAAATAATCTTCGCGATAGGGTGACAGCATCAATTGCATGATTGCGGCGAGATCGTAGGTTAACGGGCTTAAAAACACGCTGGTTTTGGACTGACGCCAAACGGGAACATTCGCGGCTTGTAGGTATTGTTCAACAGTATTGAGATCACGATGGCTGGATGCCAGTACAGCGATGTCTTGCGGTAACACGGGTTTACCCTTGATCTGAAGCTGCCCCTGATCACTGGCTTGCAGCAACTGCATAATCCGCCATGCGGTCTGGGAGAGTTCATCACTGTCCTCAGTCAACTGCACCAGACGCAACGGCGTAGGATTTTCAATACCCTGATCAACCAGTGGCGCATGATCACGCGGAGCTGGGGTCACTTCAGGGTAATCGACACCATCACCTAAAGTGTCGTTGTGACTCAGGAAGGCATTGACCGCATCCACCAGAGGGGCAACTGAACGCTGATTCTGATCCAGCGCATGGACATGACCTGCATCACTGACCTGTTTCTTGGCAGAAAGGTAAGTATGGATATCACCCCCGCGAAAGCCATAAATCGCTTGCTTGGGATCCCCAACCAGTATCAGACACGGCGCATCAGGATCATCAATCTTAAAACGATTCTGCTGAATCTCGCTCTGGATGAACTGACGGTAAACCCGCTCAACCACGCGATCCTGATCGCTATTGGTATCCTGAAATTCATCGACCAGCGCGACCGGATAGCGATGACGAATTTGCTGTGCGAGTGCCTGCCCCGACTCCCCCTCCAGCGCTTGTGCCAGCATATGCATTTGCTCGGCAAAGGTCGTTTCACGATGCTCTGCAAGCAATTGCGGAAACTGCTCACGAACATGCAGCACAATGTGGTGATGCAAGTGCGCTTTGGCCTGTTTTAAGCTGTTTAGCAATCGACGGCGCAATAATGCAAAGTCTGTGACCAGTTGCGTTTGTGGGCTATTCAGTAAGTCCTGAATCCACGGTAGCTCATTGCCTGACTTATTGAAGTTGGTATTGAATTTTTGCTGTTCAAACAGGCTCAGTAACTTCATCTCGGGACGGCTGTCTGCCATGGTGAGGACATCTTCCAGACTGGCCTGACTTATCCAGTCAATCAGCGCTGGGAAAGACTCATGAAAATTGGCAAAAATGCGCCCACCCCAAAAATAAGGTTTGGCCCTAGCCCATGTTTCTAGCCACCCCGTCCAATCCTCGGCCTGAAGCTGGCTTTGAAAATGTTCAAGTGCAGGATAATCAAACTGAAAATCCGCTACAGGGGCAATCTGAGCACTCAGAAAGTTCATGACCGTCTGCACAACCCGCTCATGATCCGCAACGTCAGTGATCGCACCGCTCAGCACGAGCATCTCGATCAGACGCGGGTCTTGTTGGCTGCGCCATTCGCGTAGGGCATCATGGATCAACTGCTGGATCAACTGTTGATCTTGTTCACTGATCTCGCGTGGCTCGCCCTGCCCGACGTCAAAAGAAAACTCGCGCAGAATCTTCTGGCAGAAGCTATCTAGCGTGTTGATAAACAACTCATCAAAGGTTTCTAACGACAATCGTAATTGGTTCGACGCGGCTTGTTTTTCGGTGACCGTGAGCTTATCCAGCAAATACAACCCCAGCACATCCTTGTTGTCACTCGCACGCTGAACAGCCCGCTCAGGATGAGTGATCGATTCATTGAGTAGCGCCCAGACCTCCTGAATTCGTTGACGAATCCGATCTTGTAGTTCAGCAGCAGCGGCACGGGTAAAGGTCGTGGCGACGATCTGGCGGGTTTGCAGCTTGCGCTCAACCAGCAGGCGCACGATCAGTGCGGACAGTGCCCAAGTCTTGCCAGTACCTGCCGAGGCCTCGATCAGGTGCATACCATATAAATTCAGACTTAAAGCTGGTGTCGTCATTTGCTGGCGCCCCCGATCTCTTCATCCGCAATACTGATCTGCTCTACGAGCGGCGCATATAGCACTTCCGCATAGCGCTCAAAATCACGCATAAAGGCTTGTGCGGGGTCTTGTCCTTGGAGGATTAACTGCCAGTCGGGATGTAGAGCACAGTCTTCATTTTGCTGCGGTGGAACAAAGGCATTGAAATCATCGGCAGTCAGCCACTTTTGCAGCAGCTCGTCGAGTGCGGTGATCTTCACCTCACCAGTCTTTTTATCGATCTTGAACGCATCCACGACCAGCGCTGGCGGCAGTACAAAAGGCCGCTTTGCAGCGAGTTGCCAGACATACAGCCAATCTTGTAAATGCTTCAACGCATCCTCCATCGCCATTGGCTGGGCAATCAACGTCTGCGCGCTATACACTCCGATGCGCTGTCCAATCCCTTG comes from the Aquirhabdus parva genome and includes:
- a CDS encoding UvrD-helicase domain-containing protein; protein product: MTTPALSLNLYGMHLIEASAGTGKTWALSALIVRLLVERKLQTRQIVATTFTRAAAAELQDRIRQRIQEVWALLNESITHPERAVQRASDNKDVLGLYLLDKLTVTEKQAASNQLRLSLETFDELFINTLDSFCQKILREFSFDVGQGEPREISEQDQQLIQQLIHDALREWRSQQDPRLIEMLVLSGAITDVADHERVVQTVMNFLSAQIAPVADFQFDYPALEHFQSQLQAEDWTGWLETWARAKPYFWGGRIFANFHESFPALIDWISQASLEDVLTMADSRPEMKLLSLFEQQKFNTNFNKSGNELPWIQDLLNSPQTQLVTDFALLRRRLLNSLKQAKAHLHHHIVLHVREQFPQLLAEHRETTFAEQMHMLAQALEGESGQALAQQIRHRYPVALVDEFQDTNSDQDRVVERVYRQFIQSEIQQNRFKIDDPDAPCLILVGDPKQAIYGFRGGDIHTYLSAKKQVSDAGHVHALDQNQRSVAPLVDAVNAFLSHNDTLGDGVDYPEVTPAPRDHAPLVDQGIENPTPLRLVQLTEDSDELSQTAWRIMQLLQASDQGQLQIKGKPVLPQDIAVLASSHRDLNTVEQYLQAANVPVWRQSKTSVFLSPLTYDLAAIMQLMLSPYREDYFRRALSGLMIGKTLTELDALEQQAMDFAEQQAAFAIDAQVWAKSGFLAAWQRIAGRYQIWQRLARDQGGVSGVSGERHLVNLRHLIELLHRQSERRVGAHHLLAWLLRQVAKPSERGDEVERALPSQSGVQMMTIHGSKGLEFPIVFAVGIKDKALATRTKQPEVVFYLEDEQRTLGFDSQNEDILDQHAEREVGEERRLLYVALTRAKYRQYLFLKAQKTNSKGQTSLPSFSHWFPQGVADFVAQHSRLVQIEAPLPESADWRYQPPKIQHSELATRHIAHRHFKAWGMTSFSALVRDVEPVKLEVMLSNDLVAPEYADDELEGEYFVESRLSTPAASVPLTAKQLKQEQAKQALELQMKQGSLLLPSLDFEEDIPSDDVRFRFQRGANGGNCLHKILEYLDPRYDDNARSKWTDTFTKQMQSHAIPDVDPESMVPWFRDIVDAPLPDGAKLSNLKFNARVRELEFHLSLKDERIDGDALVKRLHESGIQVPQIHKTQAIRYLKGFIDLVYEHQGQFYVADYKSNYLGDGLQYYTDQAMKDSMTHSGYWLQAALYLVALHRYLKVRLPGYDITKHLGGACYMYLRGMQAKSDQTGIVYWRPDPQLVLDLDAILGQAQIRSGV